One part of the Anaeromyxobacter sp. Fw109-5 genome encodes these proteins:
- a CDS encoding energy-coupling factor ABC transporter permease, which translates to MHVPDGFVSPQLTVPAWAVSAPLWAWAARRHFGHSAAESLPVVGALTALAFVVQTIMVPLPGGTSTHLLGVTLLALLRGPLVAFVCESLVLAVQALFFGAGGFTVLGVNALAMGLLGPLAGWLVHLALRRLSRRAAAFLAAWVAVQVSTLAVALVLGLQHRLSATYFPAPLPVTLAAMMVPSLAVTGPAEGLYTLFALAILRRADVREAS; encoded by the coding sequence ATGCACGTGCCCGACGGCTTCGTCTCGCCGCAGCTCACGGTCCCGGCCTGGGCGGTGTCGGCGCCGCTCTGGGCGTGGGCCGCGCGGCGACACTTCGGGCACTCCGCCGCGGAGTCCCTGCCGGTCGTCGGCGCGCTCACCGCGCTCGCCTTCGTCGTGCAGACCATCATGGTCCCGCTGCCCGGCGGCACCTCCACGCACCTGCTCGGCGTCACCCTGCTCGCGCTGCTGAGGGGCCCGCTGGTCGCATTCGTCTGCGAGTCGCTCGTCCTGGCCGTCCAGGCGCTGTTCTTCGGGGCGGGCGGGTTCACCGTGCTCGGGGTGAACGCGCTCGCCATGGGGCTCCTCGGCCCGCTCGCCGGATGGCTCGTGCACCTGGCCCTGCGCCGGCTCTCCCGCCGCGCCGCGGCCTTCCTGGCCGCCTGGGTCGCCGTGCAGGTCTCGACGCTCGCGGTGGCGCTCGTGCTCGGGCTGCAGCACCGGCTGTCGGCGACCTACTTCCCGGCCCCGCTGCCGGTGACGCTCGCGGCGATGATGGTCCCGAGCCTCGCCGTCACCGGACCGGCGGAGGGGCTCTACACGCTGTTCGCGCTCGCGATCCTGCGGAGGGCCGACGTCCGTGAGGCTTCCTGA